The DNA window CATTCCATAAGCCCATGCACATTCATCAGGATCCAAATGCTTAGCTATAAGGGGATGAGAAAAATTAAAGTAGTTTTTGAAATATTTTGACATCACCCACTCGTCTTCACCTTTACAGGTTTCTATAGCTCCATTAACCTTTCCTTGTAGATCAATCTCCCAAAGTGGAGACAAATCACGCTGAATCACAACATCGTCATCTAAAAAAACTACTTTGTCAAGGTCTGGAAAGAGCTGTTCAAAACAAACAATCAGAACAGATGTTTTAGGAGGAAAGATGAAATTGTCCATGTAGGATAAGAAAGAAATTGTTATAGCCACATCTAATTACCTCAGGTAAATATATCCTAAGATGGTTGAGTAAGGATATGTACTTTGGACTTCTAGCCTGCAATTTTGAAGCGAATGATTGAGGAGTAGTATTAGAGAGATTTGCCCCTGCAATATGATTGCCATGATAGTAATTTCTGAAGTCATGATGGCTCTCTATAGCTTCAAGCACTGGAACATTCTCTCTAGTTAACCAATCAAACTGGTGAATGCCTTTCACTTCAACTATGATAGATGCTACGGGATTTAGTGCAAACCAAGAATGCATACCCGCATAAGTTTTCTTGTCAGTGATGACATGGAAGACGACCTTTTCAGGTTCTAGTGATGACCGGACAACAGAAGTAACAACTACCGATGCAGCTAGTATGTTGTCCGTAGACAAGACAAAGTGATGGTAAGAGTTGTTAGAAAGCACAGGGAGGAGCTCAGGAGAAGGTAGTTGTCTGCGCGCATAAGCATTGGAAGAGTATTCATCAGTTAAACGCAAAGAAAAACAATGGATGCCTTTTGGAATAGAACTTGCAGCAAAGTGCCTATTCATCAGCTCTGAAACTTTAGATTCCCTAATTTCCCTTTCAAGTTTCTCCATCTGTGtaaaaaaaaggactaattaGAAAATTTACCAAGCTTAAACAATATGAGAAACTTAGAATCCATAATGAATCTATAAACCCTCAACATGTTAATACATACCAAAGAAGAATAAAGTAAATTCAAAGTAACTATCTTTATGTAGCATGACAATACCATTGCTCTTAACGAGAATGCAAAGGTCTTTGCATCGTACTGGTTGTTCTTCAGTTCAGCAACAAGTTGACTAAATGAATCTGGAAGCTTTAGACCATCAGGGATTTCCTCAGTGATTACTTGATTGAAGATCTTATAAAAGTCCCTGACTAGTTTCTGCGGAACCATCATTATCACCATAAAGTACAACTCAAGTTAAAAGCAACGACAAATTGTTGACCATACGAAAAATCCCCCCAAAAAAAGCAGTTCTTGTATGGAGAGAATGGGATACTTACTCCTGAATCATCAACTCTCCCTAGAAACCTCGGTCCGAACCGCCTACCAAAACAATCTGGGCAtagtagaacaagatgagaactCATGGACTCAAAGACAACATTATAAACAGTAAAACGCTATACTGATCTAGTTAGATAACTACGAATCCAACAAGAAAGGCTGACCAAGTTCTTAAATGATCATagtcaaattttattgatataaacactaaaatgaaatgaccagaaaaatcaaataacacgaattaaaaaaataaaaaaataaaaaccgcGAGTTATAAGCAatcaatttcaaatatcaatGAGGACATTATTATATAAGTTTGGATTAACCAGTTCTGAACAATTTCCAAGGTCTTTCCATCAAGAAAATAGGTGCTCAagaaatttaaaggttaaatagataaataaaccTTTTCTTTTACAATCTAGTCCAAAGTTGACCTAttccaaagaaataaaatgtttaaaaccTAGAATTTCACTGATGCTAATTTGTGTAAATCAACTGGAAAAGAATTCATATAGtgataaaacaaaaaagaagaacaaaTAAGAATTCAAGAAAAAGCTTCACTGTTAACCTGGAATGCAACTCCAACTGAATTATAAACATTTGAAAAGTAGTGATATATATTGAGACCACAAAGCAATAAAATGCTTTTGAACTTTCAGAACTATCTGCATAATTTATCCGATTCATTAATCAGATATCCAAGACATTTTTTATTAACAAATCAACTGCACTAACCTAAGATACAGATCAACCAGTAAAGTTAAGTCCAAGAAACTCAGTAGCAATTATATGTGGATCTTATTCACAaacaaccttttctttcagcACTAAAGTATACAAatttatcatcaacatacactGCAAAATACTAACCCACATTTCCTAATCCATGAGTAATCTAAAATCAACCAACAGATTAACGACTTAGCTCCATCCACACACTAAATCAGGCAGGTAGGAATCCCATAAATCGAAGCATCAACGATATCAGCCAAATGAAATAAAAGCAAGACCGCCCACGTCAACAAATAGGGATCAAGATAATTCCAAGAAATAAAAGAAGACATGAATATATCAAAAGAACCAACGCAGTAGTCAGTATCCAATTAGCTTCATACACACGCTAAATTAGATTGACATGAACCAATGTCAAATGCATAATCAAATACACATGAAGACAGTAAGAATCGGACAATTAAGATCCCAAGAAAAGCCAAACAGATAACATCCGAGAGTGATAACAAAAGAAAGCCCATCAAATCAGCTCCTATCCCATCAAATGCATAAAGAAAAACCAAATGAAACCTAATCAagatcaaaaagaaaagaaaaaagaaacaggaGATTAAAGGAAAGGGTACCAAATGAGGAGCACTTGTTGGCACCTTCAAGGGTAACAAGAGCAGTAAGAATGAAGACAAAAGGCAACAAGAATGCGACGATGAGAATGGTATGGAAAAGGGTCCTATATGAAATATGTCTAGCTGCCACTTTGATCTTCATTAAGTCAGTAAACCCATTGTTGCTTGATATCGTTATACTTCTCATGCTAGGCGAGATGTGAAGCTGCATCCTTCTCTATGCAGCCTCACCACATATAAACAATTCTTCTCTACTCTATCCAAAAACACATCGTCTTTCTTAATGTTATCAAAACCAGCTGCTGCTCCTTCACAGTCTTTCTCTTTAATAATCCTCTTCACACCCAATCCAACCCCAACCACCATCAGATCCaacccttttcttcttctttgcctCCTGATTCAAGCTTTGATTTCTTGATCTGGGTTTTCTTTTAAACTCTCCCTTTCTTTGTTGGTTCCTCTAACAAAGATATCCAATGCATTGGGCTTTTAAGAATCATACTTAGATATTATTGAAATCTGGATTTTAATTATTGAATCTTAACCATTGTTAGATTTTGCTTTCCCATTGGATCAAGAAGGAAAggataagaataaaaaaaaataaacgaaaaacaAAGAGGAAGTATTGTTCTTTTTCCCCTTAGAAAATaggttttttttcccttttcctttttccttttggtTCCAATAGAGCTTTTGCGTTGGTGAATCAATTCATCAAAATCTATTTTctttagaaatataaattaatattttttttatgaaaataattattaatatttttaagaaaatgattCATCAAGggaataattttgaaaataaaaatgaaaatgaaaagaaagagaaattgatttttcattttgattttgaggAGTCAAGTGAGAGAAATGTGGGGATGAGTTTGACCTCTGAAAAGGGAGTAAAGCAACAATCTTTAGTGCTAAATTTAGAAGTTTTTCTCCTTAGTTTAGTTTATGAGCTAAATTTAGAGACATTTTATTATATGTGGGTGTTATTTTCTTGAGAGAATCACTAATAA is part of the Gossypium hirsutum isolate 1008001.06 chromosome D11, Gossypium_hirsutum_v2.1, whole genome shotgun sequence genome and encodes:
- the LOC107911827 gene encoding probable galacturonosyltransferase 13 isoform X3, with product MQLHISPSMRSITISSNNGFTDLMKIKVAARHISYRTLFHTILIVAFLLPFVFILTALVTLEGANKCSSFDCFGRRFGPRFLGRVDDSGKLVRDFYKIFNQVITEEIPDGLKLPDSFSQLVAELKNNQYDAKTFAFSLRAMMEKLEREIRESKVSELMNRHFAASSIPKGIHCFSLRLTDEYSSNAYARRQLPSPELLPVLSNNSYHHFVLSTDNILAASVVVTSVVRSSLEPEKVVFHVITDKKTYAGANLSNTTPQSFASKLQARSPKYISLLNHLRIYLPELFPDLDKVVFLDDDVVIQRDLSPLWEIDLQGKVNGAIETCKGEDEWVMSKYFKNYFNFSHPLIAKHLDPDECAWAYGMNIFDLRAWRKTNIRETYHFWLKENLKSNLTMWKLGTLPPALIAFKGRVHPIDPSWHMLGLGYQRKTNIENVKRAAVIHYNGQSKPWLEIGFDHLRPFWTKYVNYSNDFVRNCHILES
- the LOC107911827 gene encoding probable galacturonosyltransferase 13 isoform X4: MQLHISPSMRSITISSNNGFTDLMKIKVAARHISYRTLFHTILIVAFLLPFVFILTALVTLEDCFGRRFGPRFLGRVDDSGKLVRDFYKIFNQVITEEIPDGLKLPDSFSQLVAELKNNQYDAKTFAFSLRAMMEKLEREIRESKVSELMNRHFAASSIPKGIHCFSLRLTDEYSSNAYARRQLPSPELLPVLSNNSYHHFVLSTDNILAASVVVTSVVRSSLEPEKVVFHVITDKKTYAGANLSNTTPQSFASKLQARSPKYISLLNHLRIYLPELFPDLDKVVFLDDDVVIQRDLSPLWEIDLQGKVNGAIETCKGEDEWVMSKYFKNYFNFSHPLIAKHLDPDECAWAYGMNIFDLRAWRKTNIRETYHFWLKENLKSNLTMWKLGTLPPALIAFKGRVHPIDPSWHMLGLGYQRKTNIENVKRAAVIHYNGQSKPWLEIGFDHLRPFWTKYVNYSNDFVRNCHILES
- the LOC107911827 gene encoding probable galacturonosyltransferase 13 isoform X5, whose amino-acid sequence is MQLHISPSMRSITISSNNGFTDLMKIKVAARHISYRTLFHTILIVAFLLPFVFILTALVTLEGANKCSSFDCFGRRFGPRFLGRVDDSGKLVRDFYKIFNQVITEEIPDGLKLPDSFSQLVAELKNNQYDAKTFAFSLRAMMEKLEREIRESKVSELMNRHFAASSIPKGIHCFSLRLTDEYSSNAYARRQLPSPELLPVLSNNSYHHFVLSTDNILAASVVVTSVVRSSLEPEKVVFHVITDKKTYAGMHSWFALNPVASIIVEVKGIHQFDWLTRENVPVLEAIESHHDFRNYYHGNHIAGANLSNTTPQSFASKLQARSPKYISLLNHLRIYLPELFPDLDKVVFLDDDVVIQRDLSPLWEIDLQGKVNGAIETCKGEDEWVMSKYFKNYFNFSHPLIAKHLDPDECAWAYGMNIFDLRAWRKTNIRETYHFWLKELQEGSDLSTF
- the LOC107911827 gene encoding probable galacturonosyltransferase 13 isoform X2; this translates as MQLHISPSMRSITISSNNGFTDLMKIKVAARHISYRTLFHTILIVAFLLPFVFILTALVTLEDCFGRRFGPRFLGRVDDSGKLVRDFYKIFNQVITEEIPDGLKLPDSFSQLVAELKNNQYDAKTFAFSLRAMMEKLEREIRESKVSELMNRHFAASSIPKGIHCFSLRLTDEYSSNAYARRQLPSPELLPVLSNNSYHHFVLSTDNILAASVVVTSVVRSSLEPEKVVFHVITDKKTYAGMHSWFALNPVASIIVEVKGIHQFDWLTRENVPVLEAIESHHDFRNYYHGNHIAGANLSNTTPQSFASKLQARSPKYISLLNHLRIYLPELFPDLDKVVFLDDDVVIQRDLSPLWEIDLQGKVNGAIETCKGEDEWVMSKYFKNYFNFSHPLIAKHLDPDECAWAYGMNIFDLRAWRKTNIRETYHFWLKENLKSNLTMWKLGTLPPALIAFKGRVHPIDPSWHMLGLGYQRKTNIENVKRAAVIHYNGQSKPWLEIGFDHLRPFWTKYVNYSNDFVRNCHILES
- the LOC107911827 gene encoding probable galacturonosyltransferase 13 isoform X1, whose translation is MQLHISPSMRSITISSNNGFTDLMKIKVAARHISYRTLFHTILIVAFLLPFVFILTALVTLEGANKCSSFDCFGRRFGPRFLGRVDDSGKLVRDFYKIFNQVITEEIPDGLKLPDSFSQLVAELKNNQYDAKTFAFSLRAMMEKLEREIRESKVSELMNRHFAASSIPKGIHCFSLRLTDEYSSNAYARRQLPSPELLPVLSNNSYHHFVLSTDNILAASVVVTSVVRSSLEPEKVVFHVITDKKTYAGMHSWFALNPVASIIVEVKGIHQFDWLTRENVPVLEAIESHHDFRNYYHGNHIAGANLSNTTPQSFASKLQARSPKYISLLNHLRIYLPELFPDLDKVVFLDDDVVIQRDLSPLWEIDLQGKVNGAIETCKGEDEWVMSKYFKNYFNFSHPLIAKHLDPDECAWAYGMNIFDLRAWRKTNIRETYHFWLKENLKSNLTMWKLGTLPPALIAFKGRVHPIDPSWHMLGLGYQRKTNIENVKRAAVIHYNGQSKPWLEIGFDHLRPFWTKYVNYSNDFVRNCHILES